In Miscanthus floridulus cultivar M001 chromosome 8, ASM1932011v1, whole genome shotgun sequence, the sequence TCCCCCTTGTgtttttggttggagatgactatgaaactggctttgtattaaactatgtgtgatgtcgatgttaaactactttgcttccgctactttcaaacttggtttgtaataattatttgaactctgatgtatgagaaatatttgtgaatggtgatgtaacatgtgacttgttatgttgaatctctattatcttggtttgtatgttggttgtttgagatcctttgcAATTTTATTATACtattgggtttatatgggctcaagtataatggtttgatcgcttcagtgattgctattgtacttgtgctcttataaattggatggttctgtgacatccaccaccgtggatgaccaagtgctcgatgacGAAACTGCTGGTGAAACCACTAGCTTCCCCCATGCCCGGACTGTCCCAGTCCCAGGCTGCCTTCTCATCGAACATCACATCacgcgagacaaccaccttgcctccacgTGGGTTGTAGAgccagtacgccttggtaccttccgcgtagcctaggagcaccatcgatgTGCTCCTATCTTCTAGCTTGCCGAggtgagtgaaaggtcctaatggctagagggggggggtgaatagcctattaaaaaatttctacaacaacacttaacaaactagttagacaattatgaggcaaagcgagtgttgcgctagcctactaaaaatgtaagccacctaccacaattctagtttatgtagtttcaatccacacaataactatgtcactacattaagttagtgttctctcaaaaggctaactaaagagtcacactaaccaaactaacaagctctcacaactagattcactaaagagcttgacaactagtttgcggtaatgtagatAGTGAGtgagatagttataccgccgtgtcgaggagtaaaccaatcaatcataaggatgaataccaatgaaaaccaatcacctcagaatcaaatggtgaacacaatgatttttatcgaggttcacatgcttgccagcaagctactcctcgttgtggcgattcactcacttggagtttcacgcgctaattggcatcacacgccaaaccctcaatagggtgccgtacaaccaacacaagatgatgatcacataagctacgagcaatccactagagtatcttttggctctctgctAGGGAAAGGttaaaaacccctcacaatcaccatgataggagccggagacaatcaccaacctccgctcaacaatcctcgctactccaagccatctaggtggcggcaaccaccaagagtaacaagtgaatcttgcagcgaaacatgaacaccaagtgtctctagatggaaacactcaagcaatgcacttagattctctcccaatcttacaaagatgatgaatcaatgatggagatgagtgggagagctttggctaagctcacaaggttgctatgtcaatagaaatggccaagagagtgagcttgagctggccatggggcttaaatagaagcccccatgaaatagagccgttataccccttcactgggcacaacacggggtgaccggacgctccggttatattgaccggacgttggacctcagcgtccggtcacgcgatgcatgccacgtgtcccctctcttcaaatgttgatcactcgatctcaacggtcaagtgatgaccggacacaacaACTCAAAGTGACCGGGCGCTGAACCTCAacatccggtcatttctagtaagtatccagagacgacttttcacgaccggacgcgtccggtcatgctcgatcgaaCACACCTGGCGTTCGGTCACTCGACGACTCCTCTATGcgcgaccatgtcagtgtgaccggacgcagccagctaGCATCCGAttatttcagcgccagcgtctggtcgatgaccgatgctacgctttttctgctgctactgaccggatgtgccagtccttcagagaccagcatccagtcacttacagtgacctccatcttttctatctagggcgccggtggcgccgtcggactgtccacactctacgagtgaacactccgccggtgaagttcctaacccttgctcaaatgtgccaaccaccaagtgtatcaccttgtgcacatgtgttagcatattttcacaaacattttcaagggtgttagcactccactagatcctaaatgcatatgcaatgagttagagcatctagtggcacttttataaccgcattccaatatgagtttcacctctcttaatagtatggctatcgaacctaaatgtgatcacactctctaagtgtcttgatcaccaaaataaaataactcctactatttatacatttgccttgagccttttgtttttctccttcttttcaagtccaagcacttgatcatcaccatggtatcaccatcatcatgtcatgatcttcatttgcttcaccacttggaatgtgctacctatctcatgatcacttgataaactaggttagcacttagggtttcatcaattcaccaaaaccaaactagagcttttagtgaggcttggtgttcttcacatggccgacgcagccaaatgtcctaaggaaggacacattcggcttgcatccatgccaagcctcgaacgatgtcttgccctttagggccttggtgggtgcgCGGTTGAAGATGAACAccaccatggtcaccgcctcaccctaaaACCTTGCTGGCATGCTcctggccttcatcatggattgagccatgccgaccactgtcTGGTTCCACTGCTCCACCCCGCCATTctgctgtggtgagtatggtgcagtgtggtgtcgcaccacaccctgatccgcgcaatacgcagcgaactccaccgatgTTAATTCGTCACCGCGATTAGTCCGCAGCACatgtagcttcttgccgctctccgcctctgcgcgtgccttgaacttcttgattacCTTCGCCGTCTCGGTCTTGCTAGTCAGAAGCTGTAGCCACATCTATCGGCTGCAGTCATCCaccagcaagatgaagtacttgcgccCGCCGGGCATCACTGGCGTGATCAGACCACAaaggtcaccatggaccagctcgagggTCTCTGTCGCGTAGTACTTCACCGTCTTTGGGAACGATAGCCTTCTTTTCTTCTTGGCCAAGCAGCTGTCATATAGCTCACCTACGTGCTCGATGTGAGGCAGCCTAgtcaccatcttctctagccgaccaagagtgtcaaagctgagatgtccatactaggcatgccacagccatgacTCCTCCATGCGCCGTGCAGCCAAGTagatgggctgctccaccttGAGGTCGAGCAGCTACAGCCAgttctaggacctcttcaccttgacaagaagtcgctgctcccggtccctgatcctgaggacgtTGTCCTTCATCAGTACCTCGCTGTCGTACTCATCccgctggccaatgctgatgatggtTGAACGTAGCTGCAgaatgtaatatacatccattagcaCATGGTGCTCGCCattctagcacctgaagatgatggcgcCGCGCCCTTGGATCACCACCCTTAAGCCTTCACCGAACTTCACTGTGCCGGTCACATtgtcgtcgagctcagagaaggctgccttggagcccgtcatgtggttgctggctcCGGAGTTCAGGTAccactgctgctcctgctcgccgcccacaTGTCTAAGGTGAACTTGGGCGcgcggttcatcgaggttgacaacTTTCAGAACCTTCCCaggcccttccaccgccatcacctctcccttctcctttgcCTCAATGTCGTACAGTGCACAGAACATCTCCATCAGGAGAATGGCCTCATCATCGTTATCAGCCTGtgctagatgagcctcagccttcttctcctacttacgatttgggcactcctttgcccaatggcccgtcttcctatagcgccggcaggcgttggggtcaaccttcttcttcttcttctccaaagaagcattgctgcagcgcttgccatcgccaccatggctggaggaggcttccccgtaGTTCctccgggcagcccactcctcctctatcagcagcagCTTACTGCTGTCCGTCGTTGTTGTGGCttactccatgcatgcgtccaccgcccgcaaacggcctatcacatcctcaatgttgagggtggacaagtccagcatcgtctctatggagagagcaatctagatgtacttcgtcggcacggagtggaggtacatggagaccgcctcttcttcgtcgattatgacaccgtggctcctcagcttgctgatgagagtttgcaggcggagggagaaatcATCCACCGCCTCACCATCCTTGaccttgaggttggcgtactcctgcttcagcagctgggccatcgccttctttgcgcggccAGAATCGACGTgcatcgccgcaatggcctcccacgcctccttagcagagctcttcgtccccaacggctccctgtactccgctgacacagcagcgaggatagcctccaacattgacatgtcgtcttcttcgttgtcggtgcccttaccAACAACATTCTAGAgatgtcgggctctgagcttgaccttcatggtcaccgtccactcgccatagttggtgcgagtcagcgtcggccaactggtgccgctgaccttccGCACCGCgcgcacaacgacctcctgtcgtggctgggcagccacaacagCGCCACTGCTATCGCTCATCTCCAAAACGTCCATCATCGCCAGCGATTAGTCCGGCGACGACGCTTgtgtggctctgataccacttgttggcccttAGATCTTCGACACGGATGAGTCGACCGCTCACcggcgttgccgaccacacactatggctagaggtagaagaagcgaGGGAAAACAGAGCGCGCACACACAAAGCATAAGCATCAGCGTTGGTCGGAGCTCtgtagaggagatggcaaaaatGAActtgctctctttactgagttgcagtgggaaactatatacaactctaccaatCTAAtcatagtacacagacatgtcaggctgccataCTGCTACAGTGCcaagatgtgacagcagggctgcccctgctgtggctacagtgcggcaggggagctGTTCATcgcctgcccctgcagcggctacagtgcagcaggagGGTGCCCTTTCGGTGCTTGCCCCCTGCCGCGCGTTCACACAGAGAGCCGCAGATTACTTAACAGCTGAGAAGTGAGAACATGTATAAAAGTTACATCCGGAGCATCAACATGTATTGTGATTATTGAATACCGACCAACATAATATTCTTCTACCTGACCCAAATATTCTTCATTATAATGAAGGAATAAAGACTCAGAGAGCAGCCATTTAGTATACAATTGAAGAAAACCTTCAGAATGGAATGAACGTGGTGTTATATCTACTCGATTGACAATTGAAGCAATAACGCTATAGTTGGTATAATACACGTAAAAATGTACAATACAGACTTCCCAGATGATATCTTAGTTTACAGCTCACCTCCTAGCTGTCATTTCTACAGTTACTTGGGAGGAACAACTAGTGTATAGATTAGTAATGTCAAGACGATGATAATTGCCCCCACCAAGGTAAACTGGGGACTTGTCCACAGCATCAAGTTAGATCTTTCAGTTCTCTTGATTGGATCAACCTCTTCTGACAATGGATACTCGCTGCGCCGTGGGTTCCAGGTCACATACTTGTTTGGTGAGAAATCAGAAAAGAGGgtcctcttccctttcttcttaAAGGTAGTCCATGCCTTGTCCCAGTCAGTAGAGGTTTCACCTGACGAGGAAGAAAAGAAATGGTTATTGCTACCTTCATAACGGTATCTGAAATAAACTAACTATGAACAGATAAGAAGTgcaattttttttcttgtttaaAAAGGATGGCAGATGGTGCCATCTTAATaaaaaggaaagtgagaagtttTAAAAGGTACAGTGGGTCAACTTTTTTTCTAAAGTACCAGCTTATAGCTGGCTTGTATTAATAAGGAGAGTCAGAAATACAAGCACATCGCCTCTTAAGCTGGTAGACCACCAGCCAGACAAAAGAAAGGGAGGAGGAAAACTGACTACTCACTAACTGAGTTTACAACTAAAGTGGACAAAGGTCTGATGCCCAACATGCTCCAGGAGACTACTTGGTCATGGATTTCTGCAAAGATCGAGCTttcgttcttttctcaacgactAAAAATTCTGCTGTTTCATTGTTTCCAGATCGTCCACACTACTAGGAGCACGAGGGAGTCCAGTGGCTGTCAGCTCTTGGAACCAATTTTGAATTTCGAGTACTGAATTCCAGTATGGTGGATTCAAACTAAGGCATTTGCTCCAGCAGACGTCTGAATTACAATGGGTCACATTAGGAGATTTAAACGATCAAAATCTATACAAAAGGTTTTAACTTCCTAATGCTAACTTTCTTTGAGCAATATCCTCCGTGAAGTAGTAGATGCTATCTTGTTGTCACATTCGAGTTTTGATACACTATGGTTTGGTGTATTCCAACGGTTTCACAAGGTGTAGGCAACGATGCCACTCGCTTCCATTCTCCTTTCCACCGGAACTAACACTAGAATCCACTACCACCACTTTTCTAGGAGGTCTTTTGCAATTGCAGATTAGAGCTACAGTTAGCCATCTACATCCAGTTAGATGTCCAAACATCCTGTGCAAAGGAACAATATAAAGTAATATCCTTTGTGTTTTCGGGTTGATGGGAGCAAAGTTTGTGAATTAGAACAGTGGTCCATCTCTCCTTGCAAGCTACCTGTGGTTTTGTTTTGCAGGAGAGCCCCAAGTCATCTAGTATTATTTCATTAGTACAGCAACAAAATTCTGACCATGGGAGGTTTCTCAGGTCATGCATAACCTTCTAGCCCCAAGACTTCAGACCTATTGCTCTTCAGAACTCCACCACCAAAGGGATTTCTAAGGTCCTGACGAAACGTCTGCAACCTCTTATTCCTCTTCTTATTGGCACTGACCAATCTGGTTTTGTTCTGGGGCGGTGTATTGCCGATAGCTTTGCTTACGCCGCTGACCTTCTTCACTGCTGCTATCGCCATAATTCCCCCACTATCATTTTGAAACTTGACTTCCACAAAGCCTTCGATTGTGTTAATTGGGACAGCCTTGATCGTGTCCTTCGTTGTTGCGGCTTCCCTGATAGATGGTGCAATTGGATTTGTGTTAATTGGGACAGCCTTGATCGTGTCCTTCGTTGTCGCGGCTTCCCTGATAGATGGTGCAATTGGATTCGTGACCTTCTGCACACAGGTAAAACTGCTGTGCTCCTCAATGGCATCCCTGGCCGTTGGATTAACTGTCGTAATGGTCTTCGGCAAGGAGACCCTCTTTCCCCTTATCTCTTCATCATTGTCGCTGACATCCTTCGCCGGCTACTCCATCACCCCACCCTTACTAGTGCCATCGGGCACCCACTCGTCTCTGATGCTCCTTGCCCCGTGCTTCAGTACGCCGACGATACCCTTATCTTTCTCAGATGCTCCTCCGAAGCCATCTTTCAAGCTAAACAGATCCTGGAGATCTTCGAGGAAGCTACGGGTCTTTCTATCAACTACCACAAGACCACCTTCCTCCCCATCGGTGTGCCTGCGGATACGGCTCAAGCTCTTGCTAGTATTTTCGGTTCTATGGTCTCCTCTTTCCCCCAAACTTACCTTGGCCTCCCCTTATCCCCCCAAAAAATCTCTGTGGCTGACTGTCTCCCCTTAATTTCTTCTTGTGATAAGCATCTCGCTGGTTGGCGTGCCTCACTGCTCAACAGGGCTGGTGGTCTCACCCTCTCCACTGCTGTCCTTAGCTCTATCCCTCTTCACTACATGTCTGCTATTAACATCCCAAAAACAGTGATCAAAGCTATTGATCGACGCCGTAGAGCTTTTTTCTGGACAGGTGATGATGTCTGCCATGGCTCCAAATGCTTGGTTGCTTGGGAGAACGTCGAGGCCAGCAAAGATGATGGTGGCCTTGGAGTTAAAGACCTGCAGCTCCAAAACCGATGTCTGCTTATGAAGTTTATCAACAAGTTGTTCTCTGGTGAGCCGGTTGCTTGGAAAGATTGGATTCTACGTGATGCTGCTGCTTTCGATACTCCTCTCAATGGAACCCACAGTTACCTGTGGAGGATCATTAACGATGAGATCAACACCTTTCGGCCCATCACCTATGTTAATGTCCGAAGTGGCTCTTCTACCTCCTTTTGGTTTGACCATTGGCTCCCTGACGGTCCCCTCTGTTCTTCCTATGCTGCCCTCTTCTCCCACACCACTCGGCCTAATGTTTCGgtgcaaagtattttccaaaatgGGTTTGATTTGTGCCTTAGGCCACGGCTACCTAACGCTGCTAGTGCCCAGCTAGTCAGCCTCCTATCTTGTTTGCAGGAATTCAACCTCAGAGAAGGGCCGGACATAAGACTAATGAAATGAACGGGGAAACCATACACTTCAAAGGATGCTTATGCTGCTCTCGACCGAATACAAGATACGCCAGACGCTCATGGTCGACATATCTGGGCGACGCGTGTCCCGAATAAGGTAAAGGTGTTCGCTTGGCTGTACTTCAAGGACAAATTGAGCACAAGATCCAACCTTCATGCCAAGCATGTCCTAGACAGTGAGCAATGCCAGCGGTGTGTCGACGCAGTTGAAGACAGGCATCATACGTTCTACGGGTGTACAGTAAGTTCTGATGTTTGGCGAAAGATTGGATTCGACGGTGCATCTTCCCTGTCTGACGAGGATATCTGGAGCTTTGtcaccccgcccccccccccccccccccccccccccccccaagtctGGATGCGAAGCTATGGCCATTTGTCTTACTAACCATACTATGGCGGTTATGGGACGCCAGGAATGGTGAAATCTTCTGGGGGGAGACTGCTGATAGCCGATTGATCATCAAGCGAATCTGTGATGATTTTGTAATTTGGCGCAAGCGCCTTAAGGATGATCACAATGTAATCAGTCTGAATGACTGGCGTAGCTACCTTCTTGCTTGTAACTCTGCTACTCTCTCCAGCTAGCTGGAGCGTCGATTTGTCATGAATGAAAAtctacgccctgttcgcttggctcatgtctgaaaatactgttggctgatttgttgtgagagaaaaatactgctcgTTGGctgaaaagtacggcttataaaccaagCGAACAGAGCGCTGGTGGGGAAGCTCCCcccattttgttttcaaaaaaaaaaaattctctaaAGAATAAGGCTGGTACAATGAGAAATAACCCACAGATAATCAGGTGACCATAACACCTAAGAAAGAGTAATATTATGACACCAAAACCAGTACCATGATGACTTCATGTCTCCAGCTTCATCATGCACAAGGAATAAGTAAATGTACAGACTCTTAAAATGGAATCCAGTATGGAGAAAACAAGAATAACTATAGCGCTGATGACTGATGGGATCTGGCTGCTTTATTTAATATTCAATCATTTACAGCTAAGCTATACTGATTAGGATGACAGGGAAATTCAGCAAATGAAATGCAGGCATGTCAATACTGCTTGGTAGCCAAGGCAATGGCTAAAACAAATGCATTACACTAATATATTCTGAGAGGCTTCTACTtctcattttttttaatttcacaaaTAATTTCGTCTTTGATTTCACAAAATCAAGGGATCGACCTCAATTGCAACTCTACGGGTAGAAGTTTACACATGAACAGGCTATTTTCTCTTTTGGGTCTTTTAGATTGGTACCATTATAATTTTCGGACTTTGGAGAAGTACTATTACAATTTGTCTATTTCAAAGCATACCATTATAACTTCGTGTTTCTCGGACGAACGCCACGGGATACGCTCGGCAGCGTCTTAGGCCCAGCTGGCTCCGTATTTCCGTATGGACGCACATGCCTTTGGGTCAATTGGATAAGGCCCACGACGCAGGCGCGCTCCCTTTTTTCATCCTCGCCGCGGAGGAAGAAAGGGAGCGCGACGAGATGAAGAAAGGGAGCGTGGCGaagttataatgatatgcttcgAAATAGACGAATTATAATGATACTTCTCCAAAGTCCGAAAATTATAATGGTACCAATAAAAAAAACCTTTTTGTCATCATTCAGGTTAACATAACAAATTCCCAGAAAAATTTAACAACCCTTGCGCAGGCTGTACTGCAGCTAGTCTATAGTGATACATATCACTCAAGCTGAAGCCGGAGTTCAGAGACTCCATTCGATCACAGAAAGCTTCCGAATTCAGATTATTCACTGCCCTGTCTGAAATCTGAATCCCCTACCATTATACAAATTCATCTTACCCGAAGTGCACACCCCAATCCCATCCCCGAAGGACCGGCGCTGCAGGCTGCAGCATTTTTTGGCGGGATTATCGCAGCCCCACATCTTGATCCTCCGTACTATCTCGCCTCGCTCGAGCCGCATCAGCCACCGGGGGAGAcgcggcggcggttgctgctGCCATCTTTGCTCTTGCCGCCTTCCTTTTCCTTGCGCCCGGGCGCCTCGGGGACGACGCACCGGAACAGGCTCGCGAAGATGCGCGCCTTGATCTGCCCGCGCCGCGGCAGGGTCCGCCTCGCCGCCTCctcctgctgccgctgccgctccaTCGCCGCCGCGGGTGGCTTCTTGCTCACGAAGGCACGGGGCTCTGGGGACTGGAGAGCCGTGAGCTGTGCTGTGCTGTGTCTGATGTCAGAGTAAGTGAGTGAGTGACGGCGGCAGGCGAAGGCTTTGCCATTTTATAGCCGCAGAGGCAGGGCAGATGAGATGCAGGGGACATGGGATTGGGAAGAGTGGGGGCCAAGGCGCCAAGCTTCCTTGGTGAGCAAGGAGCTCCTCTCCCAGGTTTGAAAAGTTCTACAATCGCTCAGTCTGAAACCTTCGGTTCCTCCTCTTAAAATTTAGTTATATCATATCAAATGTTTAACACTAAtttagagtactaaatatagactatttaaaaaactaattgcatagattgcgactaatttgcgagacgaatctattaagcctaatttgtgcatgatttgacaatgtggtgctacagtaaacatatgctaataatggattaattaggcttaatagattcatctcacgAATTAGTCACGACtcttgcaattagttttataattaactattGTTTAGTCCCGACAGATTAGCCTCCAGTCCGATGTGATAAGGGCTAAACTTTGGTCCAGAGAGCATTTGTGCCAGGTGTACTGCCACTGCCATAAAAAAGACGCCGTCTTGTGTGCAGTGCAGTGTGCTGCTTGGCCTCTGATTCAACCTCCATGGCATCTGTGGATGCACTGCCAGCCAAGTGACAACTGTGCAATGTCATGCCAAAAAAAAATTGTGCAATGTGAAGAACAAAGTAGTACAGATCTGGGAATAATCAGCCATCTTTGGGCCTTATTTAGATTACAacttttttcaacctgatgaatagtaccactttcgtcttatttggtaaatattatccaatcgtggaccaactagcctcaaaagattcatctcgtgatttccaactaaactgtgtaattagttattttttttacctacatttaatactccatgcaagcggctaaaaattgatgtgatggagagagagtgaaaaaacttgaactttgatgggatctaaacaaggccttgatgGTTACAAGCAATCAAATCTGATTTACAAAAGCAATGGCGACCAGCCAATCTAATGTTTTAGTGTTTTGGTCGAGTAGTCACAAAGCTGATCTGAAAAATGTTGGGACTACGACTGGCTAGATTCTCTGATCAGCAATCCAGCTGGCTTGCCATAGAAAATTATGCCCTTGTCTGGCTGTCCAATTCCCCACAGTGATTGTACATGTTTAGCAAATCAATGCTATCTAGCAATGGGATTTGGTCTCCAGACAAGAACAGGAGAAGAAAATAGAGATTCACTGATGCCAGATAGAATTATGCAGTTCAGTTCTGGTTCTTTGTTAGTCATGGACCTTGCAAGTGCCCCAAAACCAGACATAAACTAAGGCATCTGTTTGATAACTTGTACAATAATGCACAATCAATGAGCCACTAAAATACAGGTACAGATGGGCCAAGGTTGTTAGAAGAAATTATTTGATCATCCAGAGAGCAGTTGACTTGAATGACACACTACCCCTCTGTGTGATCCATCTATTCCGTTCACACAGGGAAAGAAAAGTCTGGTTGCTACTGTCTGGATTCAAACACAGTGCAATATCAACAAAAGCAAGAGACAGAAATAATTAACTATCACGGACTCACGGTAATAATTCATAAAACAACATTGTAAGTTATATGTTCTGCACTGTTTTCAGCTGAAATgtaaactgttttttttttgtcattaGTGAAGGACTGAAGGTAACACAACCAACTCCAGATGCTCTAAACAGTCTGTTATCTTAAGAATGCTAAAAATTATGGTTTGTAATTTCAGAACCGAACCAATCTCTTTTTACTGGACCGACAATGCAACAGCACACAAGAGTCAAAACTTGGAAGGTGTTTCAAGTCTCAAGGATGAAAAATCTTAAATTTGACTTGATCCAAGATGCTTCATATAAAGATGTAACGACCAAAGTCTTCAACATAACCTGAGAGCCTAGATATGTTATTTTGCAATTGCATTCCCTCTATATATTCAACAAAATGTTAAAACACACCATCCTGATGCCTCCAACACAAGAGACATAAGCCAATTATTTAGGGCCTAGGAAACAAGGTTAGTTACATAGCTTTACATCTAAGCAAGATTCTTGTCTGCCCAGGGCTTATTATTGTATGAAGACAATGACCTGTCTTGTTTGACTTGAATTTTTCTGTAATAAGAAACGTGATTCTCATGTGTCCATCAGTTTCCGATTGATACTTTGCACATGTCCACTTGCCCAAACAGTCCCAACACTACAAACTACCCTTCACAGATTAATACAGCTAATATTTGATGATCACACATTGTAATTGCTGAGAAGTGAGAACATGCACAAAAATTACATCAGGTGCATCAACATGTATTGTGATTATTGAATACCGACCAACATATTATTCTACCTGACCCAAATATTTTCTTCATTATAATGGAGGAATAAAGACTCAGAGAGCAGCCATTTAGTATATAATTGAAGGAAACCTCCAGAATGAAATGGACGTGGTGTTATATCTACTTGATTGCAATTGAAGCAACACTGCGGCTATAGTTGGTATAGTACACGTAAAAATGTACAATACAGACCTCCCAGTTGAAATCTTAGTTTACAGCTCACCTCCTAGCTGTCATCTCTGCGGTTACTTGGGAGGAACAACTAGTGTATAGATCAGTAATGTCAAGACGATGATAATTGCCCCCACCAAGGTAAACTGGGGACTTGTCCACAGCATCAAATTAGATCTTTCAGTTCTCTTGATTGGATCAACCTCTTCTGACAATGGATACTCACTGCGCCGTGG encodes:
- the LOC136469618 gene encoding uncharacterized protein is translated as MSMLEAILAAVSAEYREPLGTKSSAKEAWEAIAAMHVDSGRAKKAMAQLLKQEYANLKVKDGEAVDDFSLRLQTLISKLRSHGVIIDEEEAEKKAEAHLAQADNDDEAILLMEMFCALYDIEAKEKGEVMAVEGPGKVLKVVNLDEPRAQVHLRHVGGEQEQQWYLNSGASNHMTGSKAAFSELDDNVTGTVKFGEGLRVVIQGRGAIIFSIGQRDEYDSEVLMKDNVLRIRDREQRLLVKVKSFDTLGRLEKMVTRLPHIEHVGELYDSCLAKKKRRLSFPKTVKYYATETLELVHGDLCGLITPVMPGGRKYFILLVDDCSR